One Apodemus sylvaticus chromosome 16, mApoSyl1.1, whole genome shotgun sequence genomic region harbors:
- the LOC127667021 gene encoding eukaryotic translation initiation factor 1-like, with translation MSAIQNLHSFDPFGDARKGDLLLADAKDYIHIRIQQRNGRKTLVQGIAEDYNKKKLVKAFKKQFACSGTVIEHPEYGDVIQLQGDQCRNACQSLLELGLGKDDQLKVHGF, from the coding sequence ATGTCTGCTATCCAGAACCTCCATTCTTTTGACCCCTTTGGCGATGCAAGAAAGGGTGACCTGCTTCTTGCTGATGCTAAGGATTATATCCACATAAGAATTCAACAGAGAAACGGGAGGAAGACCCTTGTCCAAGGGATCGCTGAGGAttacaataaaaagaaactagTGAAGGCGTTTAAGAAGCAATTTGCCTGCAGTGGGACTGTAATTGAGCATCCAGAATATGGAGACGTAATCCAGCTACAGGGTGACCAGTGCAGGAACGCGTGCCAGTCCCTGCTGGAGCTCGGACTGGGTAAGGACGATCAGCTGAAGGTTCATGGGTTTTAA